From the genome of Lotus japonicus ecotype B-129 chromosome 6, LjGifu_v1.2, one region includes:
- the LOC130722043 gene encoding desmethyl-deoxy-podophyllotoxin synthase-like — protein MELMEPQVPISAILGFLLLVVITVINIISVLRSKTKNHHHAKSKLLPPGPRKLPLIGNMHNLAGSNLPHHSLANLSQQYGPLMHLKLGELSCIVVSSPEIAKEVMKTHDINFSNRPPFLAAQIISYGSKGITFSPHGTYWRQMRKICTMELLSAKRVESFRSAREGELSKFVKDLILSEGSLINLSEKLDSLAYDLTSGVVFGGAIQAKGKEQYRKLTKDVSKVAGGFSVADLFPSIGALQVLTGFKTKLEKLHREMDKIIEDIVTRHRDKNLKTGETGEDLVDVLLKLQKRSDLEHPLSNNIIKATILVSILLFNSL, from the coding sequence ATGGAATTAATGGAGCCTCAAGTTCCAATATCTGCAATCCTTGGTTTCCTTTTGTTGGTGGTAATAACAGTAATCAACATTATTTCTGTTTTGAGATCAAAAACTAAGAATCATCATCATGCAAAGTCCAAATTGCTGCCACCAGGTCCAAGAAAACTACCTCTCATAGGAAACATGCACAACCTTGCAGGATCCAACCTGCCCCATCATTCCCTAGCAAACTTGTCTCAGCAATATGGGCCTCTGATGCACTTGAAGCTTGGTGAGCTTTCCTGCATAGTGGTATCTTCCCCAGAAATTGCCAAAGAGGTGATGAAAACACACGACATCAACTTTTCAAACAGGCCACCTTTTCTTGCAGCACAAATCATCAGTTACGGTTCCAAAGGGATCACTTTTTCCCCACATGGAACCTATTGGAGACAGATGAGGAAGATTTGCACCATGGAGCTGCTATCAGCAAAGCGTGTTGAGTCCTTCAGGTCAGCAAGAGAAGGAGAGTTGTCAAAATTTGTTAAAGATTTGATTTTGAGTGAAGGGTCACTGATTAATCTCAGTGAGAAGCTTGATTCGTTAGCATATGATTTAACATCAGGTGTAGTTTTTGGTGGTGCTATACAAGCTAAAGGTAAAGAGCAATATAGAAAACTAACCAAGGATGTGTCAAAGGTAGCAGGGGGGTTCTCTGTTGCTGATTTGTTTCCTTCCATTGGAGCTCTTCAAGTTCTCACAGGATTTAAGACTAAACTTGAGAAGCTCCACCGTGAGATGGACAAGATAATAGAGGACATTGTAACACGTCATAGAGACAAGAATTTGAAAACAGGGGAAACAGGGGAAGATCTTGTTGATGTTCTTTTGAAACTGCAAAAGCGTAGTGATCTTGAGCATCCCTTATCAAACAATATAATCAAAGCTACAATTTTGGTTAGTATATTACTGTTTAACAGTCTATGA
- the LOC130726662 gene encoding PLASMODESMATA CALLOSE-BINDING PROTEIN 2-like encodes MDRSLNNYVLILVLVQLLCSGSCGTEKVASEHVNVVRHEEKQVEFTAPNSTSQKDITTPITTIPNLVPTTSTNPVLNPNSNPDTVSPASTLPGTTSNFSVPSSSGVSWCIATPSASQIALQVALDYACGRADCSEIQPSGSCYNPNSVRDHASYAFNKYYQKNPVPNSCNFGGTAVITSTNPSTGTCQYPSTSTSSSLLNTTISSGANVFGSVPVPTNPSASAAAVSTSNSFVQICLILWAITIFRMNYI; translated from the exons ATGGATAGGAGTCTTAATAACTATGTGCTTATACTTGTACTTGTTCAGCTTCTCTGTTCTG GTTCATGTGGGACAGAGAAGGTAGCATCTGAACATGTGAATGTAGTAAGGCATGAAGAGAAACAAGTAGAATTCACTGCTCCAAACTCCACCTCTCAAAAGGATATTACCACTCCAATCACTACAATTCCCAACTTAGTTCCCACCACATCAACAAATCCAGTTTTGAATCCCAATTCTAACCCAGACACAGTCTCTCCAGCCTCAACACTCCCAGGTACTACTTCAAATTTCTCAGTGCCTTCTTCTTCAGGAGTAAGCTGGTGCATTGCAACCCCAAGTGCCTCACAGATAGCTTTGCAAGTAGCATTGGATTATGCTTGTGGTCGCGCTGATTGTTCTGAAATTCAACCTAGTGGAAGCTGTTACAACCCGAATTCTGTCCGTGACCATGCTTCTTATGCCTTCAATAAGTATTATCAGAAGAATCCAGTTCCAAATAGCTGCAATTTTGGTGGAACTGCTGTCATCACTAGCACTAACCCAA GTACTGGGACATGTCAATATCCATCCACTAG TACTAGTTCATCACTCTTGAACACAACAATCTCTAGTGGTGCAAATGTTTTTGGTTCAGTACCTGTACCAACGAATCCCTCTGCCTCTGCTGCAGCAGTTTCCACATCAAATAGCTTTGTACAAATTTGCCTCATTCTATGGGCAATAACAATTTTCAGAATGAATTATATCTAA